One window of the Streptomyces sp. NBC_00259 genome contains the following:
- a CDS encoding PucR family transcriptional regulator — MPVTLASLVQHSALKLTVRAGEDRLGTPVRWAHASELADPVPYMEGGELLLVTAMTLDAADREAMRRYVRRLAGAGVVGLGFAVGVNYEDIPDALLEAAEAEDFPLLEVPRRTPFLAISKAVSAAIAADQYRAVTAGFEAQRELTRAALSDGPAALLAKLAAHVDGWAALYDASGAVVAAAPDWATRRAARLTGDVERLRERPAPASAVVGGTDDRVELQSLGTGRRVRGALAVGTGAPLGTAERYAVHSAVALLTLTTERSRSLQAAEQRLGAAVLRMMLSGQHDHARAVAGDLYGGLLDAPFRLLIAEPVGEPDPAAEHPVHAFAEFLESAASRAAEPVLTVSENDGRLVVLAADGGAVALACEPYTEREAEEAGVAVGMSAPTGPIAAAGAYKQAEQALSVARRRGRALVEHEELAAGSVLPLLADDAVRAFADGMLRALYEHDATGRGDLVASLRAWLSRHGQWDAAAADLGVHRHTLRYRMRRVEEILGRSLDDPDVRMELWLALKATENATMRPAPDPAPE, encoded by the coding sequence GGGACCCCCGTGCGCTGGGCGCACGCCAGTGAGCTGGCCGACCCCGTGCCGTACATGGAGGGCGGCGAGCTGCTCCTCGTCACCGCCATGACGCTGGACGCCGCGGACCGCGAGGCGATGCGCCGCTACGTACGGCGTCTGGCGGGCGCGGGTGTCGTCGGGCTCGGCTTCGCCGTCGGCGTCAACTACGAGGACATCCCCGACGCGCTGCTCGAGGCCGCCGAGGCCGAGGACTTCCCCCTCCTCGAAGTACCGCGCCGCACCCCCTTCCTCGCCATCAGCAAGGCGGTCTCGGCGGCCATCGCCGCCGACCAGTACCGGGCCGTCACGGCGGGCTTCGAGGCCCAGCGGGAGCTGACGCGCGCCGCGCTCTCCGACGGCCCGGCGGCCCTGCTGGCCAAGCTCGCCGCGCACGTGGACGGCTGGGCCGCGCTGTACGACGCGTCCGGAGCCGTCGTCGCCGCCGCTCCCGACTGGGCCACCCGCCGCGCGGCCCGGCTCACCGGGGACGTGGAGCGGCTGCGCGAGCGGCCCGCGCCCGCCAGTGCCGTCGTCGGCGGCACGGACGACCGCGTCGAACTGCAGTCGCTGGGTACGGGACGGCGGGTCCGGGGCGCCCTCGCGGTCGGTACCGGCGCGCCGCTCGGCACGGCCGAACGGTACGCCGTGCACTCCGCCGTGGCGCTGCTGACCCTGACGACGGAACGCTCCCGCTCGCTGCAGGCCGCCGAGCAGCGGCTCGGCGCCGCGGTGCTCCGGATGATGCTGTCCGGGCAGCACGACCACGCCAGGGCGGTCGCCGGGGATCTGTACGGAGGCCTGCTGGACGCGCCGTTCCGGCTGCTGATCGCCGAGCCGGTGGGCGAACCCGACCCGGCGGCCGAGCATCCCGTGCACGCGTTCGCCGAGTTCCTGGAGTCCGCCGCGTCCCGGGCGGCGGAGCCGGTGCTCACCGTGTCCGAGAACGACGGACGGCTCGTCGTCCTCGCCGCGGACGGGGGAGCGGTCGCTCTCGCCTGCGAGCCGTACACGGAGCGCGAGGCCGAGGAGGCGGGAGTCGCCGTCGGCATGTCCGCCCCGACCGGACCGATCGCGGCCGCGGGCGCCTACAAGCAGGCGGAACAGGCCCTCTCGGTCGCCCGCCGGCGGGGCCGCGCCCTCGTCGAGCACGAGGAACTCGCTGCCGGGTCCGTGCTGCCGCTCCTCGCCGACGATGCCGTGCGTGCCTTCGCCGACGGCATGCTGCGCGCCCTGTACGAGCACGACGCGACCGGCCGCGGCGATCTCGTCGCCTCCCTGCGCGCCTGGCTCTCCCGACACGGACAGTGGGACGCGGCAGCCGCCGATCTCGGCGTCCACCGACACACCCTGCGCTATCGCATGCGCCGCGTGGAGGAGATCCTCGGCCGCTCCCTGGACGACCCGGACGTCCGCATGGAGCTGTGGCTCGCCCTCAAGGCGACGGAGAACGCCACCATGAGGCCGGCCCCGGACCCGGCTCCCGAGTGA